One Methylomonas sp. LL1 DNA window includes the following coding sequences:
- a CDS encoding HIRAN domain-containing protein, with the protein MNRRSFLSTLTALLGAGGASAATLSLGGQSNTEHRIELLRSPIAGFQYHDGETVWSQLRVADALQLIREADNVHDPRAVRVEWQGHILGYVPRLDNATISYLLDHQQNLQAYITALEESRNPWQRVTFTVHLAT; encoded by the coding sequence ATGAACAGACGATCCTTTTTAAGCACACTGACTGCGCTGCTGGGCGCCGGTGGTGCATCTGCAGCAACACTAAGCCTTGGCGGCCAATCGAACACCGAGCATCGTATCGAACTGCTGCGCTCGCCGATTGCCGGGTTTCAGTATCACGACGGCGAAACCGTTTGGAGCCAGCTCCGAGTGGCCGATGCCTTGCAATTGATTCGTGAAGCAGACAATGTCCATGATCCCCGAGCCGTCCGCGTGGAATGGCAAGGCCATATCCTGGGTTATGTGCCTCGCCTGGATAACGCTACCATCAGCTATCTACTGGACCACCAGCAAAATTTGCAGGCTTACATTACCGCGCTCGAAGAGTCGCGTAACCCCTGGCAACGGGTTACTTTTACCGTTCATCTGGCAACATGA